Proteins co-encoded in one Halococcoides cellulosivorans genomic window:
- a CDS encoding urease subunit beta: MTAPGAVTTGEDPVSINEGRDRRSVTVANTGDRPVQVGSHAHFFEANDALEFDREAAFGFRLDVPAGTAIRFEPGDEQPVDLVAIGGERRLLGMNGLTGGNLDDPDVREAALDRARAEGYL, translated from the coding sequence GTGACCGCTCCGGGTGCGGTCACGACGGGCGAGGACCCCGTCTCCATCAACGAGGGGCGCGACCGCCGGTCCGTGACCGTCGCGAACACCGGGGACCGGCCGGTCCAGGTCGGCTCTCACGCCCATTTCTTCGAGGCGAACGACGCGCTCGAATTCGACCGCGAGGCCGCCTTTGGCTTCCGCCTGGACGTGCCCGCGGGCACCGCGATCAGGTTCGAACCCGGTGACGAGCAACCGGTCGATCTGGTCGCGATCGGTGGCGAACGGCGTCTCCTCGGGATGAACGGGCTGACCGGCGGCAATCTGGACGATCCCGACGTTCGCGAGGCCGCCCTCGACCGCGCTCGTGCGGAGGGGTATCTGTGA
- a CDS encoding dockerin type I domain-containing protein: MEVEDPDVVEISGLEPPGDLTAQPTIEDGRRATLSVFQEPWFGYIGVEPPLATLTLQGKTAGRSTDVTLEISYLGDDCIVEDDRRTIRVADERPDPPTTLDYRPNRGDSVLVSWDHPADGCDSVVDEYVVSIDGTDENTVPVGVTEANVFSKADVTAGEIGVRAVDTSTGASDTVTTAANWSHDDPDCVVEIAEIHHPVPVDDTIPISVLWEDFGSLPDLESVTVAVSNPCVATITDGDVRQDIEGSVTVDDRTATITVDESVPDADSTGTLGWVTVAGQRAGFTGIEVVDVSMATESTVLTNGDMMSVYHDLSEYVDAAPTIDGARPTDPDDDGLYEDLTGDGRVNFPDVNTLFQHTDESVVQNNVELFDYNDDGNVNDIDVLALFESV; the protein is encoded by the coding sequence GTGGAAGTCGAGGACCCCGATGTCGTCGAGATCTCCGGCCTCGAACCGCCCGGTGATCTGACCGCGCAACCGACTATCGAGGACGGGCGTCGTGCCACACTGTCGGTATTTCAGGAACCCTGGTTCGGGTATATCGGTGTCGAACCGCCGCTCGCGACACTCACGCTCCAAGGGAAGACAGCCGGTCGATCGACGGACGTCACTCTCGAAATATCGTATCTCGGTGACGACTGCATCGTCGAAGACGATCGGCGGACGATTCGCGTCGCGGACGAGCGGCCGGACCCACCCACGACCCTCGACTACAGACCGAACCGGGGTGATTCGGTCCTCGTCTCGTGGGATCATCCCGCCGACGGCTGTGATTCGGTCGTCGACGAATACGTCGTCTCGATCGACGGAACGGACGAGAATACCGTTCCGGTCGGAGTGACCGAAGCCAACGTCTTCTCAAAAGCCGACGTCACAGCCGGGGAGATCGGTGTCCGCGCAGTCGATACGTCGACAGGAGCGTCCGACACCGTCACGACGGCGGCGAACTGGAGCCACGACGATCCGGACTGCGTCGTCGAAATCGCCGAAATCCATCACCCAGTGCCCGTCGACGACACGATCCCGATCTCCGTACTCTGGGAAGATTTCGGATCGCTCCCCGACCTGGAGTCGGTCACCGTCGCGGTGTCGAACCCCTGTGTCGCAACGATCACCGACGGTGACGTTCGCCAAGACATCGAGGGATCGGTCACTGTCGACGATCGGACCGCAACGATCACCGTCGACGAGTCGGTCCCAGACGCGGACTCCACGGGCACGTTGGGATGGGTCACCGTGGCCGGCCAGCGGGCCGGCTTCACTGGCATCGAAGTCGTCGACGTCTCGATGGCCACCGAAAGCACAGTCCTGACCAATGGTGACATGATGAGTGTCTATCACGACCTCTCCGAGTACGTCGATGCCGCCCCCACGATCGACGGTGCGAGACCCACGGATCCAGACGACGACGGCCTGTACGAAGACCTCACCGGCGACGGACGCGTGAACTTCCCCGACGTGAACACGCTGTTCCAACACACCGACGAATCAGTCGTCCAGAACAACGTCGAGCTGTTCGATTACAACGACGACGGAAATGTCAACGACATCGACGTGCTCGCACTGTTCGAGTCGGTCTAA
- a CDS encoding class I SAM-dependent methyltransferase: MTESHPLFAAIYDPVMAIAERTLLRSHRQALAEGIDGPVLDVGTGTGAMLPVLAAANPSAIHAIEPGPAMRRRAHARIESDDLDVSVRSASAESLPYDDDSFETVVAAMVLCTVDDPDAALAEVERVLVPGGELRLFEHVADEGWRNRVQAAIDPIWRHAAAGCHLRRATAERVLDRSALDVIAMERFHLGVTPVRPFVRGRARFG; encoded by the coding sequence ATGACCGAGAGCCACCCACTTTTCGCGGCGATTTACGATCCGGTGATGGCGATCGCCGAGCGGACTCTGCTTCGCTCCCACCGGCAGGCGCTCGCCGAGGGGATCGACGGGCCGGTGCTCGACGTCGGGACTGGTACAGGCGCAATGTTGCCCGTGCTGGCGGCGGCCAACCCCAGTGCGATCCACGCGATCGAACCCGGTCCCGCCATGCGCCGGCGGGCCCACGCCCGGATCGAGAGCGACGACCTCGACGTGTCGGTTCGATCGGCCAGCGCCGAGTCGCTCCCGTACGACGACGACAGTTTCGAGACGGTCGTGGCTGCGATGGTGCTCTGTACCGTCGACGATCCCGACGCGGCGCTCGCGGAGGTCGAACGCGTCCTCGTTCCGGGTGGCGAACTCCGCCTGTTCGAACACGTGGCCGACGAGGGGTGGCGCAATCGCGTCCAGGCGGCGATCGACCCTATCTGGCGACACGCGGCCGCAGGCTGTCACCTGCGCCGGGCGACCGCCGAGCGCGTGCTCGACCGATCGGCGCTCGACGTGATCGCGATGGAGCGATTTCACCTCGGCGTCACGCCGGTCCGACCGTTCGTCCGTGGTCGGGCCCGCTTCGGTTGA
- the urtB gene encoding urea ABC transporter, permease protein UrtB translates to MYQAFNLALQFLNDFAFIVLAAVGLAVIFGIMGVINLAHGEFIMVGAYGTTLTANAGAPLPVAMIAGVLAAAGIGFVVERVIVSGAVPNWIAQKTIGRPVIEPLYDRLFDSMVATWGVSLVMIEGGRIVFGDSLPSIGTPLGSIHYGAFSTSMYGVVLAGASVAVVAGMYVLFTRTAWGRRARATIQDEPMARSLGVDTDRTYMTTFAVGSGLAGLTGALYAPTLSIGPGLGSQFLVEAFVAVVVGGTSVILGTLLGGGVLAAISATVDNLTGNSFFGRIALLVVAILVLRFLPTGVSGLVESVRERRGVNES, encoded by the coding sequence CTGTATCAGGCGTTCAATTTGGCGCTCCAGTTCCTGAACGACTTCGCCTTTATCGTCCTCGCGGCGGTGGGCCTGGCGGTGATCTTCGGCATCATGGGCGTGATCAACCTCGCTCACGGCGAGTTCATCATGGTCGGTGCGTACGGCACGACGCTCACCGCCAACGCCGGCGCACCCCTGCCGGTCGCGATGATCGCCGGCGTGCTCGCGGCGGCGGGCATCGGGTTCGTCGTCGAGCGCGTCATCGTCTCCGGGGCGGTCCCAAACTGGATCGCCCAGAAGACGATCGGCCGGCCGGTGATCGAACCGCTGTACGATCGGCTGTTCGACTCGATGGTCGCGACCTGGGGCGTCAGCCTCGTGATGATCGAGGGCGGCCGGATCGTCTTCGGTGATTCGTTGCCCTCGATCGGGACGCCCCTGGGCAGTATCCACTACGGCGCGTTCTCGACGTCGATGTACGGCGTCGTCCTCGCGGGTGCGAGCGTCGCCGTCGTCGCCGGGATGTACGTCCTGTTCACCCGGACGGCCTGGGGGCGACGCGCGCGGGCGACGATCCAGGACGAACCGATGGCCCGATCGCTGGGCGTCGACACCGATCGGACCTACATGACGACGTTCGCGGTCGGATCGGGACTCGCCGGCCTCACGGGCGCACTCTACGCCCCAACCTTGAGCATCGGGCCCGGTCTGGGCAGTCAGTTCCTCGTCGAGGCCTTTGTCGCCGTCGTCGTCGGCGGGACGAGCGTCATCCTCGGAACGCTGCTCGGCGGGGGCGTCCTCGCGGCGATCAGCGCGACCGTCGACAACCTCACGGGTAACTCGTTTTTCGGCCGGATCGCGCTGCTCGTCGTCGCGATTCTCGTGCTCCGTTTCCTTCCGACGGGGGTCTCGGGGCTGGTCGAGTCGGTCCGTGAGCGCCGGGGGGTGAACGAGTCGTGA
- a CDS encoding urease subunit gamma yields MNLSPKDRERLLVFMAAELARRRHERGIALNHPETVAYISDWIFERAREGESVAEIRAEATQLLDPADVMDGVPAMIDMIQVEPTFPDGTKLVTVHDPIRAAPEAATDGGVALDTQTDPPEDES; encoded by the coding sequence ATGAACCTCTCACCCAAGGACCGCGAACGACTGCTCGTGTTCATGGCGGCGGAACTCGCTCGCCGTCGCCACGAGCGAGGCATTGCGCTGAACCACCCCGAGACGGTCGCGTACATCTCCGACTGGATCTTCGAGCGCGCCCGCGAGGGCGAATCGGTCGCGGAGATTCGCGCCGAGGCGACCCAACTGCTCGATCCCGCGGACGTCATGGACGGCGTCCCCGCAATGATCGACATGATCCAGGTCGAACCGACCTTCCCCGACGGGACGAAACTCGTGACCGTTCACGACCCGATCCGGGCCGCTCCGGAGGCCGCGACCGACGGCGGAGTTGCTCTGGACACACAGACCGATCCCCCGGAGGACGAGTCGTGA
- the ureC gene encoding urease subunit alpha — protein sequence MTDIDRDRYAGLYGPTTGDRVRLGDTTLEAEIERDLRTAGEEAVFGGGKTLRDGMGMAPEATSEDALDYVIPNATVIDPLLGIFAADVGISDGLIAGVGSAGNPDTMDGVDMVVGPGTDAYPAEGMIVTPGGLDVHVHFNSAQLVDHALASGITTMLGGGFGGGATTCTPGPHNIEQFLRAAEDWPVNVGFYGKGSASAPDALREQVEAGACGLKLHEDWGSTPAAIDTCLSVAEETGVQVAMHTDTLNEAGFVENTADAIGERPIHLFHIEGAGGGHAPDIVELAGESHVLPSSTNPSMPYTANTVDEHLDMVMVCHHLDDDVPEDVAFAESRVRAETIAAEDVLHDEGAIAMTTSDSQAMGRMAEVICRTWQTADKMKRQRGPLPADEGTGADNARIERYIAKYTINPAITAGIDAHVGSLEPGKLADLVLWDPAFFGIKPQVTFKGGFPAYSAMGEANGSLMTCEPIVQRERAGAQGTAKNAASLRFVSEAAAEGGIDEAYDLETPVVPIDARDVSKADMVGNDATPDIDVDPETFTVRVDGEVVTCEPSDEIALAQRYVL from the coding sequence GTGACCGACATCGATCGCGACCGGTACGCCGGCCTGTACGGCCCGACGACGGGCGATCGGGTCCGTCTGGGTGACACCACACTCGAAGCCGAAATCGAGCGTGACCTCCGAACGGCGGGCGAGGAGGCCGTCTTCGGCGGCGGGAAGACCCTGCGCGACGGGATGGGGATGGCCCCCGAAGCGACCAGTGAGGACGCGCTGGATTACGTGATCCCGAACGCGACGGTGATCGATCCGCTCCTCGGCATCTTCGCCGCCGACGTGGGGATTTCGGATGGGCTGATTGCGGGCGTCGGGTCGGCGGGCAACCCCGACACCATGGACGGTGTCGACATGGTGGTCGGCCCGGGCACCGACGCCTATCCCGCCGAGGGGATGATCGTCACCCCCGGGGGGCTGGACGTTCACGTCCACTTCAACTCCGCCCAACTCGTCGATCACGCGCTCGCGAGCGGGATCACGACGATGCTCGGTGGCGGGTTCGGCGGCGGCGCGACGACCTGTACGCCCGGCCCGCACAACATCGAGCAGTTCCTCCGGGCGGCCGAGGACTGGCCGGTCAACGTCGGCTTCTACGGGAAGGGTTCGGCGAGCGCGCCCGACGCCCTGCGCGAGCAGGTCGAAGCGGGCGCCTGCGGCCTCAAACTCCACGAGGACTGGGGGTCGACACCCGCCGCGATCGATACGTGTCTCTCCGTTGCCGAGGAGACCGGCGTCCAGGTCGCGATGCACACCGACACGCTCAACGAAGCGGGATTCGTCGAGAACACCGCCGACGCGATCGGAGAGCGGCCGATCCACCTGTTCCACATCGAAGGCGCGGGCGGCGGTCACGCCCCCGACATCGTGGAACTCGCCGGGGAGTCCCACGTCCTGCCCTCCTCGACGAACCCCTCGATGCCGTACACCGCGAACACCGTCGACGAACACCTCGATATGGTGATGGTCTGTCATCACCTCGACGACGACGTCCCCGAGGACGTCGCGTTCGCGGAATCGCGCGTGCGTGCCGAGACCATCGCCGCCGAGGACGTCCTCCACGACGAGGGCGCGATCGCGATGACGACCTCCGACTCCCAGGCGATGGGCCGGATGGCCGAGGTGATCTGCCGGACCTGGCAGACGGCAGATAAGATGAAACGGCAGCGCGGGCCCCTGCCCGCCGACGAGGGGACGGGTGCCGACAACGCGCGCATCGAGCGCTACATCGCGAAGTACACCATCAACCCGGCGATCACGGCGGGCATCGATGCCCACGTCGGGTCGCTCGAACCCGGGAAACTCGCGGATCTCGTGCTCTGGGATCCGGCCTTCTTCGGGATCAAACCCCAGGTCACGTTCAAAGGCGGGTTCCCCGCGTACTCCGCGATGGGCGAGGCCAACGGATCGCTGATGACCTGTGAGCCGATCGTCCAGCGCGAGCGCGCCGGCGCGCAGGGCACCGCGAAAAACGCCGCCTCCCTGCGCTTCGTCAGCGAGGCCGCCGCCGAGGGCGGGATCGACGAGGCCTACGACCTGGAGACGCCGGTCGTCCCGATCGACGCCCGCGACGTCTCGAAAGCCGACATGGTGGGTAACGACGCCACGCCCGACATCGACGTCGACCCCGAGACGTTCACCGTCCGGGTCGACGGCGAGGTCGTGACGTGTGAACCGAGCGATGAAATCGCCCTCGCCCAGCGGTACGTCCTATGA
- a CDS encoding urease accessory protein UreF — protein MTDLAAFQLADSFLPTGSYAHSYGLEQCVVDDRVGSVDELRGFLDRALTRQIGPSDMVALRAAHRAARDGDVAGVVQADRRLEAATLPAEFRESARRAGERLAEIWVETRDAPLIASYRDRDPPHQGPAVLGAVAAVADIDADRACRLHGYRYCSDLLGAGQRLLSLGHTDAQRILTDLGPAIETAVADSADRPLDRIGGTTPLIDIASARHERADRRLFRS, from the coding sequence GTGACCGACCTCGCGGCGTTCCAGCTCGCGGATTCGTTTCTCCCCACGGGGAGTTACGCTCACTCCTACGGCCTCGAACAGTGCGTCGTCGACGATCGCGTCGGGTCGGTCGACGAGCTTCGGGGCTTTCTCGATCGCGCGCTCACCCGCCAGATCGGGCCAAGCGACATGGTGGCGCTCCGGGCAGCCCACCGGGCAGCGCGTGACGGCGACGTCGCGGGTGTCGTCCAGGCCGATCGTCGTCTCGAAGCCGCGACGCTGCCTGCGGAGTTCCGCGAGAGCGCGCGTCGGGCGGGCGAGCGCCTCGCGGAGATCTGGGTCGAAACCCGCGACGCTCCGCTGATCGCCAGCTATCGCGACCGCGATCCGCCACACCAGGGGCCGGCGGTGCTCGGCGCGGTCGCGGCGGTCGCGGACATCGATGCCGATCGGGCGTGTCGGCTCCACGGCTATCGCTACTGTTCGGACCTGCTCGGGGCGGGCCAGCGACTCCTCAGCCTTGGCCACACCGACGCCCAGCGGATCCTGACCGACCTCGGGCCGGCGATCGAGACGGCCGTCGCAGACAGCGCGGACCGCCCGCTCGATCGGATCGGCGGGACCACACCACTGATCGACATCGCATCGGCCAGACACGAACGCGCCGACCGGCGACTGTTCCGGAGCTAG
- a CDS encoding urease accessory protein UreD, with protein MAADRPGFEAYADESPPGPSVGAAGTDGRLELEFGATEGGTALVRDYARSPFHVTGTLPDPIDRATAVCVQSPAGGIAQGDRRAVDVSVGPEAVARVTTGSATKVFGMDANYATEQVRLTVERGGHLDWRPKASILKAGARLDRRLDLSVGAAASAIVGSIVVPGRLARGERYAFDRYRAAVRIEGPGGRLATDRTDLAPDEQGALTAIGGAEGIVLGDLYVVAPDGDADALSDRLHAAVDGPARAGASTLPRGAGVLVRVVAPAADPVRTAIAAAHDAARRSLLGGPA; from the coding sequence ATGGCCGCCGATCGACCCGGATTCGAGGCGTACGCCGACGAGTCTCCGCCCGGCCCGTCGGTCGGCGCGGCGGGCACGGACGGCCGACTCGAACTCGAATTCGGCGCGACCGAGGGCGGGACCGCGCTCGTTCGGGATTACGCCCGCTCGCCGTTCCACGTCACCGGAACGCTGCCCGATCCGATCGATCGCGCGACGGCGGTCTGTGTCCAGTCGCCCGCGGGCGGGATCGCCCAGGGCGACCGCCGTGCAGTCGACGTCTCGGTCGGCCCCGAGGCCGTCGCGCGCGTCACCACCGGCAGTGCGACGAAGGTGTTCGGGATGGACGCCAACTACGCCACCGAGCAGGTCCGGCTGACCGTCGAGCGCGGCGGCCACCTCGACTGGCGACCGAAAGCGTCGATCCTCAAAGCCGGCGCGCGCCTGGATCGACGCCTTGACCTCTCGGTCGGGGCCGCGGCCAGCGCGATCGTCGGGTCGATCGTCGTCCCCGGACGCCTCGCACGCGGCGAGCGGTACGCGTTCGACCGGTATCGCGCGGCGGTCCGGATCGAGGGTCCCGGGGGCCGCCTCGCGACCGATCGGACGGACCTCGCGCCCGACGAGCAGGGGGCGCTCACCGCGATCGGCGGCGCGGAGGGCATCGTCCTGGGCGATCTGTACGTCGTCGCGCCGGACGGCGACGCCGACGCGCTGAGCGATCGACTCCACGCGGCCGTCGACGGCCCCGCCCGGGCCGGCGCGAGCACCCTCCCCCGCGGCGCGGGCGTGCTCGTCCGGGTCGTCGCGCCCGCCGCCGACCCGGTCCGGACCGCGATCGCGGCCGCCCACGACGCCGCACGCCGTTCGCTCCTCGGGGGGCCAGCGTGA
- the ureG gene encoding urease accessory protein UreG: MSARDVATVGIGGPVGSGKTALIEALVPHLTDHDLGLIANDILTREDADRLQSRFAGEIPEDLIAGVETGACPHTGIREDPSMNLDQIAQFLDAHPDLDLVLVESGGDNLAATFNPELADYSLYVISVAEGGDIPRKRGPGVVDCDLLVINKTDLAEHVDVDLDAMVADARAVRDGPVLTTNARTGEGVARVAEQFTRGVLLA, translated from the coding sequence GTGAGCGCCCGCGACGTGGCGACCGTCGGCATCGGCGGGCCCGTTGGCTCCGGGAAGACCGCGCTGATCGAGGCGCTGGTCCCGCACCTGACCGACCACGATCTCGGCCTGATCGCCAACGACATCCTCACGCGCGAGGACGCCGACCGCCTGCAATCGCGCTTCGCGGGCGAGATCCCCGAAGACCTCATTGCCGGCGTCGAGACCGGGGCCTGCCCGCACACCGGGATTCGCGAGGACCCCTCGATGAACCTCGATCAGATCGCCCAGTTCCTCGACGCCCATCCCGACCTCGATCTGGTGCTCGTCGAGTCGGGTGGGGACAACCTCGCCGCGACCTTCAACCCCGAACTCGCGGATTACTCGCTGTATGTCATCTCGGTCGCCGAGGGCGGGGACATCCCACGCAAGCGCGGACCGGGGGTCGTGGACTGTGACCTGCTCGTTATCAACAAGACCGACCTCGCCGAACACGTCGACGTCGACCTCGATGCGATGGTTGCGGACGCGCGTGCGGTCCGCGATGGGCCAGTCCTCACGACGAACGCCCGGACTGGCGAGGGGGTCGCCAGGGTGGCCGAGCAGTTCACACGCGGGGTGTTGCTGGCCTGA
- a CDS encoding urea ABC transporter substrate-binding protein produces the protein MKSEYVSRRNFLAAGGATAVAALAGCGGDDQGGAVGGGDSTVKLAVLEDRSGNFSKVGTPKYNASMLAIEEINADGGIMDTEIEVFDPDPQSDNQRYQQLTRQAIQQESVDAMWAGYSSATREAIRPIVDENDQLYFYTTQYEGGVCDKNVFAVGPTARQQLGMVLPYLVEEYGPRIYTIAADYNFGQLSADWVKVLANENDAEVIDEEFIPLSSSSFSSSINRIQEADPDFVMSMLVGNNHTAFYEQKASAGMEVPIGTSTAMAQGYEHLTLDPPALANVYAGVNYMEEIPTERNTRDGGFVDRYYEKFPDAPYLNEEAENNYFSIYMYKQAVEQAGTFEQEAVKEALESGISYGAPEAPGEEEIDLVPETHHVNHHMWAMRADENHELEAVDDRVIDETFLLDTVGCDLTAEDEETQYTPKDYYEEAE, from the coding sequence GTGAAATCAGAATACGTCTCCCGACGGAATTTCCTGGCCGCTGGCGGGGCCACGGCGGTCGCCGCGCTCGCAGGCTGTGGCGGCGATGACCAGGGCGGCGCCGTGGGTGGCGGCGATTCGACGGTGAAACTCGCCGTCCTCGAAGACCGCTCTGGGAACTTCTCGAAGGTGGGCACGCCGAAGTACAACGCGAGCATGCTCGCCATCGAGGAGATCAACGCCGACGGCGGGATCATGGACACCGAGATCGAGGTGTTCGACCCCGATCCACAGTCGGACAATCAGCGGTATCAACAGCTGACCCGTCAGGCCATCCAGCAAGAATCGGTCGACGCGATGTGGGCGGGCTACTCCTCTGCGACCCGCGAGGCGATTCGACCGATCGTCGACGAGAACGACCAGCTGTACTTCTATACGACCCAGTACGAGGGCGGCGTTTGTGACAAGAACGTCTTCGCGGTCGGGCCGACCGCCCGCCAGCAACTCGGGATGGTCCTGCCCTACCTCGTCGAGGAGTACGGCCCGCGCATCTACACGATCGCCGCGGACTACAACTTCGGGCAGCTCTCGGCGGACTGGGTGAAGGTCCTCGCGAACGAGAACGACGCCGAAGTGATCGACGAGGAGTTCATCCCGCTGTCGAGTTCCTCGTTCAGTTCCTCGATCAACCGGATCCAGGAGGCCGACCCCGACTTCGTGATGAGCATGCTCGTCGGGAACAACCACACCGCCTTCTACGAGCAGAAGGCGTCCGCCGGGATGGAGGTTCCCATCGGGACCTCGACGGCGATGGCTCAGGGCTACGAACACCTCACCCTCGACCCACCCGCGCTCGCGAACGTCTACGCCGGGGTCAACTACATGGAAGAGATTCCGACCGAGCGCAACACCCGCGACGGCGGGTTCGTCGACCGGTACTACGAGAAGTTCCCCGACGCGCCGTACCTCAACGAGGAGGCCGAGAACAACTACTTCAGCATCTACATGTACAAGCAGGCGGTCGAACAGGCCGGCACCTTCGAGCAGGAGGCCGTCAAGGAGGCCCTGGAGTCGGGCATCTCCTACGGGGCCCCCGAAGCGCCGGGCGAGGAAGAGATCGACCTGGTGCCCGAGACCCACCACGTCAACCACCACATGTGGGCGATGCGCGCCGACGAGAACCACGAGTTGGAGGCCGTCGACGACCGCGTGATCGACGAGACCTTCCTGCTCGACACGGTCGGGTGTGATCTGACCGCCGAAGACGAGGAGACCCAGTACACTCCCAAAGACTACTACGAGGAGGCCGAGTAA
- a CDS encoding UreE family protein, producing MSALECDPAVTVRLDADERRRSRVRTTTERGTEIGVIVGRRLRTGDVIASDDRRFVVEIEPVDALAIDLGDPDPLSTLELGHAIGNRHWEVAIEDGVAVVPVADSVERTRERIADALPTSATIEERDVSPAVFEDGPDHGHSHEPPRDGHTHDHGDDAHDHTRVDGRQAHQEDSS from the coding sequence GTGTCAGCCCTGGAGTGCGATCCAGCGGTGACCGTCCGCCTCGACGCCGACGAGCGCCGGCGTTCGCGCGTGCGAACGACGACCGAGCGCGGGACCGAGATCGGCGTGATCGTCGGGCGACGCCTCCGGACGGGTGACGTGATCGCGAGCGACGACCGGCGCTTCGTCGTCGAAATCGAACCGGTCGACGCGCTCGCGATCGATCTGGGCGACCCCGATCCACTGTCGACGCTCGAACTCGGCCACGCGATCGGGAACCGTCACTGGGAGGTGGCGATCGAGGACGGTGTCGCCGTCGTCCCGGTCGCGGACTCCGTCGAGCGCACTCGCGAGCGAATCGCTGACGCCCTGCCCACGAGCGCGACGATCGAGGAGCGCGACGTCTCGCCGGCGGTCTTCGAAGACGGACCAGATCACGGCCACAGTCACGAACCGCCCCGCGACGGTCACACCCACGACCACGGTGACGACGCCCACGACCACACCCGCGTCGACGGCCGACAGGCCCACCAGGAGGATTCGTCGTGA